One segment of Tetrapisispora phaffii CBS 4417 chromosome 1, complete genome DNA contains the following:
- the TPHA0A03980 gene encoding C2H2-type zinc finger protein (similar to Saccharomyces cerevisiae NRG2 (YBR066C) and NRG1 (YDR043C); ancestral locus Anc_3.281): MKTALNRDLFTNQDFSRNDSGNSIDPNNNVILTNSISISELTEYSMFPQRKLPFSYSYTSDTPIENYTVTPVSYTTSTSSKFGNNNSTRNSSSSTHSISSIRSGLDVFLGMSPVTTNYKSMNDTESTSFQQLNSTNILQQINGNIATLGNSNNSQLNKEISSSDKKKSTKNNSTTKLNKKPKTKKSTIKNNLLAKKKKKVNKKASKKISKKTKESKLEIKTEIKKLPNDFDPHTFSSIDDDELKLDPSQYDPKKKYICKVCSKGLTTSGHLARHYRIHTGEKNYSCLHEGCDQKFSRHDNCKQHYKTHLKNYTK, translated from the coding sequence ATGAAAACTGCCCTTAATAGAGATTTATTCACAAATCAAGATTTCAGTAGAAATGATTCGGGAAATTCAATCGAtcctaataataatgttataCTGACAAATTCAATCTCAATTTCTGAACTAACAGAATATTCTATGTTTCCTCAAAGAAAATTACCTTTTTCCTATAGTTATACATCTGACACACcaatagaaaattataCAGTAACACCAGTGTCATATACTACGTcaacatcttcaaaatttggCAATAATAATTCCACACGAAATTCAAGTTCATCAACACATTCCATATCATCTATAAGAAGTGGACTAGATGTCTTTCTAGGTATGTCACCGGTGAcaacaaattataaatcGATGAATGATACAGAGTCAACTTCATTTCAACAACTTAACTCAACTAACATTCTACAACAAATAAATGGAAATATAGCCACACTAggaaattcaaataatagtCAATTAAATAAGGAGATCAGTAGTtctgataaaaaaaaatctaCAAAGAATAATAGTACAACaaagttaaataaaaaaccCAAAACTAAAAAGTCCACTATTAAGAATAACCTGCTTGctaagaagaagaaaaaagtGAATAAAAAAGCAAGCAAAAAAATCAgtaaaaaaacaaaagaaagCAAACTAGAAATCAAAacagaaattaaaaagCTACCAAACGATTTTGATCCACAtacattttcttcaatcGACGACGATGAACTAAAGCTTGATCCATCACAGTATGatccaaaaaaaaaatatatctgtAAAGTATGCTCTAAGGGCTTAACCACTTCGGGCCACTTAGCAAGGCATTATCGGATTCATACGggtgaaaaaaattactcATGTTTACATGAAGGTTGTGATCAAAAATTTAGTAGACATGATAACTGCAAACAACATTACAAAACTCATTTGAAAAACTATACTAAATAG
- the TPHA0A03990 gene encoding uncharacterized protein (similar to Saccharomyces cerevisiae YBR062C; ancestral locus Anc_3.279), producing the protein MVENTDQTTQNEQERRETRERLRLLFQSLNNSGNNGNRSNDSMLLQLLSELIPEDLQNEWFDSLADKNDKGCKETFVSSLPRVSINDILKQEIIRNPEIKAAHLNCSICYCKYTDDDYPLIAQLPHCGHHFDFECISIWLSKNETCPICRDNLTSHKEVIDTSNVELEEDWGMYG; encoded by the coding sequence ATGGTTGAAAATACAGACCAAACTACTCAAAATGAACAAGAGAGAAGAGAGACCAGAGAAAGACTAAGATTGCTATTCCAATCGCTTAACAATAGTGGGAACAATGGGAATAGATCTAACGATTCCATGCTATTACAGCTACTATCGGAATTAATTCCGGAAGATTTACAAAATGAGTGGTTTGATTCCTTAGCCGATAAAAATGACAAAGGTTGCAAAGAAACATTCGTAAGTTCGTTACCTAGAGTAAGCATAAATGATATTCTAAAACaagaaataataagaaaCCCGGAAATTAAAGCAGCACACTTAAATTGTTCGATATGTTATTGTAAATACACTGACGATGACTATCCTCTAATAGCACAATTGCCACATTGTGGGCATCATTTCGACTTTGAATGTATCTCCATTTGGTTAAGCAAAAATGAAACTTGTCCAATTTGCAGAGATAATTTAACGTCACATAAGGAAGTTATAGACACAAGCAATGTTGAGTTAGAAGAAGATTGGGGAATGTACGGTTAA
- the TPHA0A04000 gene encoding uncharacterized protein (similar to Saccharomyces cerevisiae ENA1 (YDR040C); ancestral locus Anc_3.276) encodes MSAINYDYSDFHSLSIDETLELLQTNLNNGLNQNQIHDRLKNNGHNTIGDESKIDYKGMVLHQLCNAMICVLIVSMIISFAIHDWITGGVITGVVAINVVIGIFQEYKATKTMNSLRALSSPNAVVIRNGQNEIIDSKEVVVGDICVVKVGDTVPADLRLIEGKNFETDESLLTGESLPVSKEPDNIYDKEADTPVGDRLNLAFSSSTVVKGRAKGIVIKTGLHTEIGKIAKSLQDDAGLISRDPSKTFFGNAWKTIKDTTGAFLGITTGTPLHRKLSKLAVLLFWIAVVFAIVVMASQKFEVDKGVAIYAICVALSMIPSSLVVVLTITMSVGAAVMASRNVIIRKLDSLEALGAVNDICSDKTGTLTQGKMVAKQVWIPTFGTIRIGDSNEPFNPNIGDIEVIPKVSPFEYSYNESEDVGIIRSFKEKYLNGELPSGMDSNLFRQWLEAASLANIATVFKDKESDDWKAHGDPTEIAIQVFTAKMNLPRSVLTGENFGGDESERNNEKSDESEVPFEHYAEYPFDSTIKRMSAVYKSKVDNRYEVYTKGAFESVLKCCGKWYVKGSEVSELREEDVETIKKNIDILSSEGLRVLAFAKKSYRCDDVSEEELEMLKSKRSEVEEDLIFLGLIGIYDPPRPETAGAVKKFHQAGINVRMLTGDFPGTAKAIAQEVGILPTNLYHYPKEVVDIMVMTGSQFDKMSENEIDELPVLPLVIARCSPQTKVRMIEALHRRDKFCAMTGDGVNDSPSLKMANVGIAMGINGSDVAKDAADIVLSDDNFASILNAVEEGRRTSDNIQKFVLQLLAENVAQALYLIVGLCFQDESGKSVFPLSPVEVLWIIVVTSCFPAMGLGLEKAAPDLMDRPPNDSKHGIFTWEVITDTFVYGIFMAAVCMATFVIVVFGKGDGALGYDCNDAYNDSCNLVFKGRSAAFAAMTWCALILAWEVLAFRRSFFKMQPETDTPYTQVFKDIWSNKFLFWSIIFGFVSAFPVVYIPVINDKVFLHKGIGYEWGIAILFTIVFWVVCEIYKYFKRHYYKKIDRANNPEKDLEKSSRKDPFEAYSTATTIQSEYILSKKTTY; translated from the coding sequence ATGTCAGCAATCAATTATGATTATTCAGATTTTCATTCATTATCAATCGATGAAACATTAGAATTGCTCCAAACTAATTTAAACAATGGCttgaatcaaaatcaaattcatgatcgtttaaaaaataatggtCACAATACCATAGGCGATGAATCCaaaattgattataaaGGAATGGTCTTACATCAACTTTGTAATGCAATGATCTGTGTTTTAATCGTTTCAAtgataatttcatttgcTATCCATGATTGGATCACCGGTGGTGTCATTACAGGGGTTGTGGCGATTAATGTCGTCATTGGTATATTTCAGGAATATAAAGCAACAAAGACTATGAATTCATTAAGGGCGTTATCCTCCCCTAATGCAGTTGTTATTAGAAATGGccaaaatgaaataattgaCTCAAAAGAAGTTGTCGTTGGTGATATATGTGTTGTTAAAGTGGGAGATACAGTTCCTGCTGACTTAAGATTAATTGAAGGCAAAAACTTCGAAACAGATGAGTCTCTACTGACAGGTGAATCATTACCTGTTTCCAAAGAGCctgataatatatatgataaaGAAGCTGACACGCCAGTTGGTGACCGTTTGAACTTAGCATTTTCGTCATCGACGGTTGTCAAAGGTAGAGCTAAAGGTATTGTTATAAAGACAGGTTTACATACAGAGATTGGTAAGATCGCTAAATCGCTGCAAGATGACGCAGGGCTAATTTCTAGAGACCcatcaaaaacattttttggTAATGCATggaaaacaataaaagataCTACAGGAGCATTCTTAGGTATTACGACTGGTACACCGTTGCATCGTAAATTATCTAAACTGGCAGTTCTATTATTCTGGATTGCAGTTGTATTTGCGATTGTAGTGATGGCTTCGCAAAAGTTCGAAGTGGACAAAGGTGTTGCAATTTATGCGATCTGTGTGGCGTTATCGATGATTCCTTCCTCATTAGTTGTGGTGTTGACGATCACCATGTCGGTTGGTGCGGCAGTGATGGCATCTAGAAATGTGATCATTAGAAAACTGGATTCGTTGGAAGCACTGGGCGCTGTGAACGACATCTGTTCTGACAAGACGGGCACACTAACACAAGGTAAGATGGTTGCGAAACAAGTGTGGATCCCTACGTTTGGGACGATCCGTATTGGTGACTCAAACGAGCCGTTCAACCCTAACATTGGTGATATCGAGGTTATTCCTAAGGTGTCGCCATTTGAGTACTCATACAATGAATCTGAGGATGTTGGTATTATCCGGTCGTTCAAGGAGAAATACCTGAATGGCGAGCTTCCTAGCGGCATGGACAGTAATTTATTCAGACAGTGGCTAGAAGCTGCGTCTCTAGCGAACATAGCTACGGTATTCAAAGACAAAGAGAGTGATGACTGGAAGGCGCACGGTGACCCTACTGAGATTGCCATCCAAGTGTTTACTGCCAAGATGAATCTTCCACGTTCGGTGCTTACCGGGGAGAACTTTGGTGGTGACGAGAGTGAACGGAACAACGAGAAGAGTGACGAGAGCGAAGTGCCCTTTGAGCACTATGCTGAGTATCCATTTGATTCTACAATTAAGAGGATGTCAGCAGTTTACAAATCGAAGGTAGATAATAGGTACGAGGTGTACACGAAGGGTGCATTTGAAAGTGTGTTGAAGTGCTGTGGTAAGTGGTATGTGAAGGGGAGCGAGGTGAGTGAATTGAGAGAGGAGGATGTTGAGACGATCAAGAAGAACATTGATATTCTGTCGTCTGAAGGTCTGAGAGTTCTAGCGTTTGCGAAGAAGAGCTACAGGTGTGACGATGTGAGCGAGGAGGAGTTAGAAATGTTGAAGAGCAAGCGTAGTGAAGTTGAGGAGGACCTTATATTTTTAGGGCTAATTGGTATTTACGATCCACCGAGGCCTGAGACAGCGGGGGCCGTGAAGAAGTTCCATCAAGCTGGTATCAATGTTCGTATGCTTACAGGTGATTTTCCTGGTACAGCCAAGGCGATTGCGCAAGAAGTTGGTATTTTGCCGACGAATCTGTACCACTATCCTAAGGAAGTTGTTGATATCATGGTGATGACAGGCAGTCAATTTGACAAGATGAGTGAGAATGAGATTGATGAGCTTCCAGTATTACCCTTAGTTATTGCACGTTGTTCGCCTCAAACCAAGGTGCGTATGATCGAGGCACTACACCGTCGTGATAAGTTTTGTGCGATGACAGGTGATGGTGTGAATGATTCGCCGTCGTTGAAGATGGCTAATGTTGGTATTGCTATGGGTATCAACGGGTCAGATGTTGCGAAGGATGCAGCTGATATAGTACTGAGTGACGATAATTTTGCGTCGATTTTGAATGCGGTTGAAGAAGGTAGAAGGACCAGtgataatattcaaaaattcgTATTACAATTATTAGCTGAAAATGTTGCACAAGCTTTATACTTAATTGTTGGTTTATGTTTTCAGGATGAGTCCGGTAAATCTGTCTTTCCATTATCTCCAGTTGAAGTTCTATGGATCATTGTTGTTACCTCATGTTTCCCAGCCATGGGTCTAGGTTTAGAAAAAGCAGCCCCAGACTTGATGGATAGGCCACCAAATGATTCCAAGCATGGTATTTTTACTTGGGAAGTCATAACTGATACATTTGTATATGGTATCTTTATGGCAGCTGTCTGCATGGCAACGTTTGTTATTGTTGTATTTGGTAAAGGTGATGGTGCTTTAGGTTATGACTGTAATGATGCATATAACGATTCATGTAACTTAGTTTTTAAAGGTCGTTCAGCAGCATTTGCAGCTATGACTTGGTGTGCATTAATTTTGGCATGGGAAGTATTAGCATTTAGAAGATCATTCTTTAAAATGCAACCCGAAACTGACACACCTTATACCCAAGTTTTTAAAGATATCTGGAGTAACAAGTTTTTGTTTTGGTCTATTATCTTTGGATTCGTTTCTGCATTTCCAGTTGTTTACATTCCTGTTATCAATGACAAAGTATTTTTACACAAAGGTATTGGTTATGAATGGGGTATTGCCATTTTGTTTACTATTGTATTCTGGGTTGTTTgtgaaatttataaatatttcaagagACATTATTACAAGAAGATCGATAGAGCAAACAATCCTGAAAAAGATTTGGAGAAGAGTTCAAGAAAAGATCCATTTGAAGCTTACAGTACTGCTACTACCATTCAAAGTGAATACATATTATccaaaaaaacaacatatTAA
- the TPHA0A04010 gene encoding uncharacterized protein (similar to Saccharomyces cerevisiae ENA2 (YDR039C)) — MSSVDYEFSNFHSLSINETLTLLKTDVDTGITSKDEVNRRRTENGDNSLGDDSKIDYKAMLIHQICNAMILVLIISLVISFAIQDWITGGVITGVVVINVIIGLFQEYKATKTMNSLRALSSPNAVVIRNGQNEIIDSKEVVVGDICVVKVGDTVPADLRLIEGKNFETDESLLTGESLPVPKSLIIYMNKEADTPVGDRLNLAFSSSTVVKGRAKGIVIKTGLHTEIGKIAKSLQDDAGLISRDPSKTFFGNAWKTIKDTTGAFLGITTGTPLHRKLSKLAVLLFWIAVVFAIVVMASQKFEVDKGVAIYAICVALSMIPSSLVVVLTITMSVGAAVMASRNVIIRKLDSLEALGAVNDICSDKTGTLTQGKMVAKQVWIPTFGTIRIGDSNEPFNPNIGDIEVIPKVSPFEYSYNESEDVGIIRSFKEKYLNGELPSGMDSNLFRQWLEAASLANIATVFKDKESDDWKAHGDPTEIAIQVFTAKMNLPRSVLTGENFGGDESERNNEKSDESEVPFEHYAEYPFDSTIKRMSAVYKSKVDNRYEVYTKGAFESVLKCCGKWYVKGSEVSELREEDVETIKKNIDILSSEGLRVLAFAKKSYRCDDVSEEELEMLKSKRSEVEEDLIFLGLIGIYDPPRPETAGAVKKFHQAGINVRMLTGDFPGTAKAIAQEVGILPTNLYHYPKEVVDIMVMTGSQFDKMSENEIDELPVLPLVIARCSPQTKVRMIEALHRRDKFCAMTGDGVNDSPSLKMANVGIAMGINGSDVAKDAADIVLSDDNFASILNAVEEGRRTSDNIQKFVLQLLAENVAQALYLIVGLCFQDESGKSVFPLAPVEVLWIIVVTSCFPAMGLGLEKAAPDLMDRPPNDSKHGIFTWEIIVDTFIYGMIMAASCMGSFTTVVYGKGDGNLGYNCNREYSSSCHLVFRARSAAFATMTWCALVLAWEVVDLRRSFFRMQPETDTPFTQFFKDIWSNKFLFWSIIFGFVSAFPVVYIPVINDKVFLHKGIGYEWGIAIAFSVAFWGGCELYKYGKRLYYKKQNMASDPEKDLEKSSRKDPFEAYSTSATIQTELYITKKASY; from the coding sequence ATGAGTTCAGTTGATTATGAATTCTCAAATTTCCATTCGCtttcaataaatgaaaCACTAACTCTCTTAAAGACAGATGTCGATACTGGTATAACTTCTAAAGATGAAGTTAACAGGAGAAGAACTGAAAATGGTGATAACAGTTTAGGTGATGACTCTAAAATAGATTACAAAGCGATGCTAATCCATCAAATCTGTAATGCAATGATTTTAGTCTTAATTATCTCCTTAGTAATTTCATTTGCCATCCAGGATTGGATCACAGGTGGTGTCATTACAGGTGTCGTCGTAATCAATGTTATTATCGGTTTATTTCAGGAATATAAAGCAACAAAGACTATGAATTCGTTAAGGGCGTTATCCTCCCCTAATGCAGTTGTTATTAGAAATGGccaaaatgaaataattgaCTCAAAAGAAGTTGTCGTTGGTGATATATGTGTTGTTAAAGTGGGAGATACAGTTCCTGCTGACTTAAGATTAATTGAAGGCAAAAACTTCGAAACAGATGAGTCTCTACTGACAGGTGAATCATTACCTGTTCCAAAGAGCctgataatatatatgaataaaGAAGCTGACACGCCAGTTGGTGACCGTTTGAACTTAGCATTTTCGTCATCGACGGTTGTCAAAGGTAGAGCTAAAGGTATTGTTATAAAGACAGGTTTACATACAGAGATTGGTAAGATCGCTAAATCGCTGCAAGATGACGCAGGGCTAATTTCTAGAGACCcatcaaaaacattttttggTAATGCATggaaaacaataaaagataCTACAGGAGCATTCTTAGGTATTACGACTGGTACACCGTTGCATCGTAAATTATCTAAACTGGCAGTTCTATTATTCTGGATTGCAGTTGTATTTGCGATTGTAGTGATGGCTTCGCAAAAGTTCGAAGTGGACAAAGGTGTTGCAATTTATGCGATCTGTGTGGCGTTATCGATGATTCCTTCCTCATTAGTTGTGGTGTTGACGATCACCATGTCGGTTGGTGCGGCAGTGATGGCATCTAGAAATGTGATCATTAGAAAACTGGATTCGTTGGAAGCACTGGGCGCTGTGAACGACATCTGTTCTGACAAGACGGGCACACTAACACAAGGTAAGATGGTTGCGAAACAAGTGTGGATCCCTACGTTTGGGACGATCCGTATTGGTGACTCAAACGAGCCGTTCAACCCTAACATTGGTGATATCGAGGTTATTCCTAAGGTGTCGCCATTTGAGTACTCATACAATGAATCTGAGGATGTTGGTATTATCCGGTCGTTCAAGGAGAAATACCTGAATGGCGAGCTTCCTAGCGGCATGGACAGTAATTTATTCAGACAGTGGCTAGAAGCTGCGTCTCTAGCGAACATAGCTACGGTATTCAAAGACAAAGAGAGTGATGACTGGAAGGCGCACGGTGACCCTACTGAGATTGCCATCCAAGTGTTTACTGCCAAGATGAATCTTCCACGTTCGGTGCTTACCGGGGAGAACTTTGGTGGTGACGAGAGTGAACGGAACAACGAGAAGAGTGACGAGAGCGAAGTGCCCTTTGAGCACTATGCTGAGTATCCATTTGATTCTACAATTAAGAGGATGTCAGCAGTTTACAAATCGAAGGTAGATAATAGGTACGAGGTGTACACGAAGGGTGCATTTGAAAGTGTGTTGAAGTGCTGTGGTAAGTGGTATGTGAAGGGGAGCGAGGTGAGTGAATTGAGAGAGGAGGATGTTGAGACGATCAAGAAGAACATTGATATTCTGTCGTCTGAAGGTCTGAGAGTTCTAGCGTTTGCGAAGAAGAGCTACAGGTGTGACGATGTGAGCGAGGAGGAGTTAGAAATGTTGAAGAGCAAGCGTAGTGAAGTTGAGGAGGACCTTATATTTTTAGGGCTAATTGGTATTTACGATCCACCGAGGCCTGAGACAGCGGGGGCCGTGAAGAAGTTCCATCAAGCTGGTATCAATGTTCGTATGCTTACAGGTGATTTTCCTGGTACAGCCAAGGCGATTGCGCAAGAAGTTGGTATTTTGCCGACGAATCTGTACCACTATCCTAAGGAAGTTGTTGATATCATGGTGATGACAGGCAGTCAATTTGACAAGATGAGTGAGAATGAGATTGATGAGCTTCCAGTATTACCCTTAGTTATTGCACGTTGTTCGCCTCAAACCAAGGTGCGTATGATCGAGGCACTACACCGTCGTGATAAGTTTTGTGCGATGACAGGTGATGGTGTGAATGATTCGCCGTCGTTGAAGATGGCTAATGTTGGTATTGCTATGGGTATCAACGGGTCAGATGTTGCGAAGGATGCAGCTGATATAGTACTGAGTGACGATAATTTTGCGTCGATTTTGAATGCGGTTGAAGAAGGTAGAAGGACCAGtgataatattcaaaaattcgTATTACAATTATTAGCTGAAAATGTTGCACAAGCTTTATACTTAATTGTTGGTTTATGTTTTCAGGATGAGTCCGGTAAATCTGTCTTTCCATTAGCCCCGGTCGAAGTTCTATGGATCATTGTTGTTACCTCATGTTTCCCAGCCATGGGTCTAGGTTTAGAAAAAGCAGCCCCAGACTTGATGGATAGGCCACCAAATGATTCCAAGCATGGTATTTTTACTTGGGAAATTATTGTTGATACATTTATTTATGGGATGATCATGGCTGCTTCATGTATGGGTTCATTTACAACTGTTGTGTATGGTAAAGGTGATGGTAATTTAGGTTATAACTGTAATCGTGAATACAGTTCTTCTTGTCATTTGGTTTTCAGAGCACGTTCTGCAGCATTTGCTACTATGACATGGTGCGCTTTAGTTTTAGCCTGGGAAGTTGTTGATCTAAGAAGATCATTCTTTAGAATGCAACCTGAAACTGATACCCCATTTAcacaatttttcaaagatatCTGGAGTAACAAGTTTTTGTTTTGGTCTATTATCTTTGGATTCGTTTCTGCATTTCCAGTTGTTTACATTCCTGTTATCAATGACAAAGTATTTTTACACAAAGGTATTGGTTATGAGTGGGGTATTGCCATTGCATTTTCTGTTGCATTCTGGGGTGGTTGTGaactatataaatatggTAAAAGATTATATTACAAGAAGCAAAATATGGCATCTGATCCCGAAAAAGATTTGGAGAAGAGTTCAAGAAAAGATCCATTTGAAGCTTATAGCACTTCTGCTACTATCCAAACTGAGTTATATATAACCAAAAAAGCATCATATTAG
- the KRS1 gene encoding lysine--tRNA ligase KRS1 (similar to Saccharomyces cerevisiae KRS1 (YDR037W); ancestral locus Anc_3.275) has product MSEDSAAKAATEAVANLHLDEETGEMVSKSELKKRIKQRAVAAKKAAKQASAPPKPEAKKKKDDGLADLSPSQYFEARSRNILELRKSQEPNPYPHKFNVSITLPKFLEKYAYLKRGETLPEEKVSIAGRIHAKRESGSKLKFYVIHSDGVEVQVMSQVQDYGIQENYEKDHDLLKRGDIVGFEGYVGRTQPKKGGEGEISVFVERIELLTPCLHMLPADHFGFKDQETRYRKRYLDLIMNKDARGRFITRSKIISYIRKFLDSREFIEVETPMMNVIAGGATAKPFVTHHNDLDMDMYMRVAPELFLKELVVGGMDRVYEIGRQFRNEGIDMTHNPEFTTCEFYQAYADVYDLMDMTELLFSEMVKEITGDYVIKYHPDPNNPEKELELNFARPWKRINMIEELEKVFDVKFPPGDRLHTAETGAFLKQILIKNKLDCPPPLTNARMLDKLVGELEDMCINPTFIFGHPQMMSPLAKYSRDQPGLCERFEVFVATKEICNAYTELNDPFDQRERFEEQARQKDQGDDEAQLIDETFCNALEYGLPPTGGWGCGIDRLAMFLTDSNTIREVLLFPTLKPDAQRDETEKKVDAN; this is encoded by the coding sequence ATGTCTGAAGATTCCGCCGCTAAAGCTGCTACTGAAGCAGTCGCCAATTTACATTTAGATGAAGAAACCGGTGAAATGGTTTCTAAGTCtgaattgaagaagagaaTTAAGCAAAGAGCTGTTGCTGCCAAGAAGGCTGCTAAACAAGCTTCTGCTCCCCCTAAACCAGAAGctaagaagaagaaggaCGATGGTTTAGCCGATTTATCGCCTtctcaatattttgaagcAAGATCTAGGAATATTTTGGAATTGAGAAAATCGCAAGAACCAAACCCATACCCACACAAGTTCAATGTGTCTATCACTTTACCAAAATTCTTGGAAAAATATGCTTATTTGAAGAGAGGTGAAACTTTGCCAGAAGAAAAAGTTTCCATCGCTGGCCGTATCCACGCTAAGAGAGAATCTGGTTCTAAATTGAAGTTTTATGTCATTCACAGTGATGGTGTCGAAGTTCAAGTCATGTCTCAAGTTCAAGACTACGGTATTCAAGAAAACTATGAAAAAGACcatgatttattaaagagAGGGGATATTGTAGGTTTCGAAGGTTACGTCGGTAGAACACAACCTAAGAAAGGTGGTGAAGGTGAAATTTCTGTCTTCGTCGAAAGAATTGAATTGCTAACTCCATGTTTACATATGTTGCCAGCTGATCACTTCGGTTTCAAAGATCAAGAAACCAGATACAGAAAACGTTACTTAGATTTGATCATGAACAAAGATGCCAGAGGTCGTTTCATCACCAGATCTAAGATCATTAGTTACATCAGAAAGTTCTTGGACAGCAGAGAATTTATCGAAGTCGAAACTCCAATGATGAACGTCATTGCGGGTGGTGCCACTGCTAAGCCATTCGTCACTCACCACAACGATTTAGATATGGACATGTACATGAGAGTTGCCCCAGAACTATTCTTAAAAGAATTAGTTGTTGGTGGTATGGACCGTGTTTACGAAATTGGTAGACAATTCAGAAACGAAGGTATTGATATGACACATAACCCAGAGTTTACCACTTGTGAATTTTATCAAGCTTATGCTGATGTTTACGACTTAATGGATATGactgaattattattctcAGAAATGGTTAAAGAAATCACCGGCGACTACGTCATTAAGTACCACCCAGATCCAAACAATCCAGAAAAGGAATTAGAGTTAAACTTTGCTAGACCATGGAAGAGAATTAACATGATCGAGGAGTTAGAAAAGGTCTTCGATGTCAAATTCCCACCAGGCGATCGATTACACACTGCAGAAACTGGTGCTTTCTTGAAACAAATTctaattaaaaacaaattagACTGTCCACCACCATTAACTAATGCTCGTATGTTAGACAAATTAGTTGGTGAATTAGAAGATATGTGTATTAACCCAACCTTTATATTTGGTCACCCACAAATGATGTCTCCATTAGCTAAATACTCTAGAGACCAACCAGGTTTATGTGAACGTTTCGAAGTATTCGTCGCTACTAAAGAAATCTGTAACGCATACACTGAATTAAATGATCCATTCGACCAAAGAGAGCGTTTCGAAGAACAAGCTAGACAAAAGGACCAAGGTGATGACGAAGCtcaattaattgatgaaactTTCTGTAACGCTTTGGAATACGGTTTACCACCAACTGGTGGTTGGGGTTGTGGTATCGATAGATTAGCCATGTTCTTGACTGATTCCAATACTATCAGAgaagttttattattccCAACCTTAAAACCAGATGCTCAAAGAGATGAAACTGAGAAGAAAGTAGATGCCAATTAG